From one Plantibacter flavus genomic stretch:
- a CDS encoding ABC transporter substrate-binding protein translates to MPFPTFPRRLAAIAATTAAAALVLTGCGGQDALSSDGASGSSGDAVIIGSADFTESQLIATIYSQALQAEGVTVKEQFNIGSREVYMAALQDGSIDLLPEYSGALLKYLDSESKASTSEDVVAELGDKLPKGVSMLDISPAEDKDVLAVTQETADKYDLKTISDLVPYMSELSLGGPPEWKTRVNGVVGLEQVYGLTFKEFVSLDAGGPLTMTALTSGQVQVGDIFSTDPGLTANKLVALEDDKSLFAAENIVPVISTSKLDDTISKTLDKVSAALTTEDLIEMNGKASDGTSLKSIAEEWLKDADLG, encoded by the coding sequence ATGCCCTTCCCCACCTTCCCCCGTCGACTCGCGGCCATCGCCGCGACCACCGCAGCCGCCGCTCTCGTCCTCACCGGCTGCGGCGGCCAGGACGCCCTCAGCAGCGACGGCGCGTCCGGCTCCTCCGGCGACGCCGTCATCATCGGCTCAGCCGACTTCACCGAGAGCCAGCTCATCGCCACCATCTACTCCCAGGCGTTGCAGGCCGAGGGCGTCACAGTGAAGGAGCAGTTCAACATCGGCAGCCGCGAGGTCTACATGGCCGCGCTGCAGGACGGCTCCATCGACCTCCTCCCCGAGTACTCGGGCGCACTGCTCAAGTACCTCGATTCCGAGTCGAAGGCCAGCACGAGCGAGGACGTCGTCGCGGAACTCGGCGACAAGCTCCCGAAGGGTGTCAGCATGCTCGACATCTCGCCCGCGGAGGACAAGGACGTGCTCGCCGTCACCCAGGAGACGGCCGACAAGTACGACCTCAAGACGATCTCCGACCTCGTGCCGTACATGTCCGAGCTCAGCCTCGGCGGCCCGCCGGAGTGGAAGACGCGCGTCAACGGCGTCGTCGGCCTCGAGCAGGTCTACGGTCTCACCTTCAAGGAGTTCGTCAGCCTCGACGCCGGTGGGCCGCTCACGATGACCGCGCTCACGAGCGGCCAGGTGCAGGTCGGCGACATCTTCAGCACCGACCCCGGGCTCACCGCGAACAAGCTCGTCGCCCTCGAAGACGACAAGTCGCTCTTCGCGGCCGAGAACATCGTCCCCGTCATCAGCACGAGCAAGCTCGACGACACGATCTCGAAGACGCTCGACAAGGTCTCCGCAGCCCTCACCACCGAGGACCTCATCGAGATGAACGGCAAGGCGTCCGACGGCACGAGCCTGAAGAGCATCGCCGAGGAGTGGCTGAAGGACGCCGACCTGGGCTAG
- the hutU gene encoding urocanate hydratase yields the protein MPTTTRTIRAARGTTLTAKSWQTEGPLRMLMNNLDPEVAEHPKDLVVYGGTGKAARNWEAYDAIVRTLEGLEADETLLVQSGKPVGVFRTHEWAPRVLIANSNLVGDWATWPEFRKLEAEGLTMYGQMTAGSWIYIGTQGILQGTYETFAAIADKRFGGTLAGTLTLTGGAGGMGGAQPLAVTLNEGVVLIVDVDPSRLERRVEHRYLDEMTDDLDDAVERVLAAKAERRPLSVGLVGNAATVFPELLRRGVAIDIVTDQTSAHDPLAYLPEDTALADWQTEAAADPVDFTRRSRLAMAKQVQAMVDFQDAGAEVFDYGNSIRAEAKLGGCERAFDFPGFVPAYIRPLFAEGKGPFRWAALSGDPADIAATDRAILELFPEDEKLRRWITSAGEKIAFEGLPARICWLGYQERHLAGLKFNEMVASGELSAPVVIGRDHLDSGSVASPYRETEAMADGSDAIADWPLLNALLNTASGATWVSIHHGGGVGIGRSIHAGQVIVADGTPLAAEKIARVLVNDPGTGVMRHVDAGYERAAEVARERGLRVPMWEGE from the coding sequence ATGCCGACCACCACCCGGACCATCCGTGCCGCCCGCGGCACCACCCTCACCGCCAAGAGCTGGCAGACCGAGGGCCCGCTCCGGATGCTCATGAACAACCTCGACCCCGAGGTCGCCGAGCACCCCAAGGACCTCGTCGTCTACGGCGGCACCGGGAAGGCCGCGCGGAACTGGGAGGCGTACGACGCGATCGTCCGCACGCTCGAAGGGCTGGAGGCCGACGAGACCCTGCTCGTGCAGTCCGGCAAGCCCGTCGGCGTCTTCCGCACGCACGAGTGGGCGCCCCGCGTGCTCATCGCGAACTCCAACCTCGTCGGCGACTGGGCGACGTGGCCCGAGTTCCGCAAGCTCGAGGCCGAAGGTCTCACCATGTACGGGCAGATGACCGCCGGCTCGTGGATCTACATCGGCACGCAGGGCATCCTCCAGGGCACCTACGAGACCTTCGCCGCCATCGCCGACAAGCGGTTCGGCGGCACCCTCGCCGGGACGCTGACCCTCACCGGCGGCGCGGGCGGCATGGGCGGCGCACAGCCGCTCGCCGTGACGCTCAACGAAGGCGTCGTGCTCATCGTCGACGTCGACCCGAGCCGCCTGGAGCGACGCGTCGAACACCGCTACCTCGACGAGATGACGGACGACCTCGACGACGCCGTCGAACGCGTGCTCGCCGCCAAGGCGGAACGGCGCCCCCTGTCGGTCGGTCTCGTCGGCAACGCCGCGACCGTCTTCCCCGAACTGCTGCGGCGCGGTGTCGCCATCGACATCGTCACCGACCAGACGAGCGCTCACGACCCACTCGCCTACCTGCCCGAGGACACGGCGCTCGCCGACTGGCAGACCGAGGCGGCGGCCGACCCGGTCGACTTCACGCGCCGCTCGCGACTCGCCATGGCGAAGCAGGTGCAGGCGATGGTCGACTTCCAGGACGCCGGCGCCGAGGTCTTCGACTACGGCAACTCCATCCGCGCCGAGGCGAAACTCGGCGGTTGCGAGCGCGCCTTCGACTTCCCCGGCTTCGTGCCCGCCTACATCCGACCGCTCTTCGCCGAGGGCAAGGGCCCGTTCCGCTGGGCGGCCCTCTCCGGCGACCCGGCGGACATCGCCGCGACCGACCGCGCCATCCTCGAACTGTTCCCCGAGGACGAGAAGCTGCGCCGTTGGATCACCTCGGCCGGCGAGAAGATCGCCTTCGAGGGGCTGCCAGCCCGCATCTGCTGGCTCGGCTACCAGGAGCGCCACCTGGCCGGCCTGAAGTTCAACGAGATGGTCGCCTCGGGTGAGCTGAGCGCACCCGTGGTCATCGGCCGCGACCACCTCGACTCCGGTTCCGTCGCCTCGCCGTACCGCGAGACGGAGGCCATGGCCGACGGCTCCGACGCGATCGCCGACTGGCCGCTGCTCAACGCCCTGCTCAACACGGCGTCCGGCGCGACCTGGGTGTCGATCCACCACGGCGGCGGGGTCGGCATCGGCCGGTCCATCCACGCCGGTCAGGTGATCGTCGCCGACGGGACGCCGCTCGCCGCCGAGAAGATCGCGCGCGTGCTCGTCAACGACCCGGGCACCGGCGTCATGCGTCACGTCGACGCCGGCTACGAGCGGGCGGCCGAGGTCGCCCGCGAACGCGGCCTGCGGGTGCCGATGTGGGAGGGCGAGTGA
- a CDS encoding allantoate amidohydrolase: protein MTDGLIAHGRLAGLDEITGVGVDPARGGYSRHVWTPAEFELREWFTARAARLGLDVETDRNGNLWAWWGAPGPDAVVTGSHLDSVPGGGAFDGPLGVVSALDAVARLQATGFQPSRPVAVVVFAEEEGSRFGVACLGSRLLSGAITADAARALTDADGVTVAEAAAAAGLAPEHLGRDDEALGRIGLFIELHVEQGRGLIDLGSPTAVASSILAHGRWRLRVSGQGNHAGATGMRERRDPVVAAARAVLAIEQAALATDDARATVGRLRIVPGGTNVIASEVDAWVDARAATDAGTRALVADIEGRVQEAVVDSGCVVELIEESWSGVVEFDPELAARLAGTLGGVPLLPTGAGHDAGVLSGAVPTAMVFVRNPTGVSHSPEEFAETADCVAGVEALEALLRSVL from the coding sequence GTGACCGACGGCCTGATCGCCCACGGTCGACTCGCCGGGCTCGACGAGATCACCGGCGTCGGGGTCGATCCGGCACGCGGCGGGTACTCCCGGCACGTCTGGACGCCGGCCGAGTTCGAGCTGCGCGAGTGGTTCACCGCTCGCGCCGCCCGACTCGGTCTCGACGTCGAGACGGACCGGAACGGCAACCTGTGGGCGTGGTGGGGCGCGCCTGGGCCCGACGCGGTCGTCACCGGCAGCCACCTCGACTCCGTCCCGGGCGGCGGCGCGTTCGACGGGCCGCTCGGCGTGGTCTCAGCGCTGGACGCCGTCGCGCGTCTGCAGGCCACCGGGTTCCAGCCGTCGCGTCCCGTCGCCGTCGTGGTGTTCGCCGAGGAGGAGGGGTCCCGGTTCGGCGTCGCCTGCCTCGGATCCCGGCTCCTGTCCGGGGCGATCACCGCGGACGCCGCCCGAGCGCTGACGGACGCCGACGGAGTCACCGTGGCGGAGGCCGCAGCCGCTGCCGGGCTCGCTCCCGAGCACCTCGGCCGCGACGACGAGGCGCTCGGCCGCATCGGACTCTTCATCGAGTTGCACGTGGAACAGGGTCGCGGCCTCATCGACCTCGGCTCGCCCACCGCCGTCGCCTCGTCGATCCTCGCCCACGGCCGCTGGCGCCTCCGGGTGAGCGGTCAGGGGAACCACGCCGGCGCGACCGGCATGCGCGAGCGCCGTGATCCCGTGGTCGCCGCAGCACGCGCCGTCCTCGCGATCGAGCAGGCCGCCCTCGCGACCGACGACGCCCGCGCCACCGTCGGTCGCCTGCGCATCGTGCCGGGCGGCACCAACGTCATCGCCTCCGAGGTCGACGCCTGGGTGGACGCCCGCGCGGCCACCGACGCCGGCACGCGCGCCCTCGTCGCGGACATCGAGGGCCGGGTGCAGGAGGCCGTCGTCGACTCCGGCTGCGTGGTGGAGCTGATCGAGGAGTCCTGGTCGGGCGTCGTCGAGTTCGACCCCGAGCTCGCCGCGCGACTCGCCGGCACGCTCGGCGGGGTCCCACTGCTGCCGACGGGCGCAGGCCACGACGCCGGAGTCCTGAGCGGCGCGGTGCCGACGGCGATGGTCTTCGTCCGGAACCCGACCGGTGTCTCGCACTCGCCTGAGGAGTTCGCCGAGACGGCCGACTGCGTCGCCGGCGTCGAAGCGCTCGAGGCCCTGCTGCGGAGCGTGCTGTGA